The following are encoded together in the Roseivirga misakiensis genome:
- a CDS encoding helix-turn-helix domain-containing protein encodes MSFELSELAKITADYINTTDRHIFLTGKAGTGKTTFLKYIVAHTHKKTVVAAPTGIAAINAEGVTLHSLLQLPFGAFIPQHTQPPNVNAQFTTLATLFSNVRFNASKRNLIKEIELLIIDEVSMLRADLLDCIDHTLRFLRRRRNEPFGGVQILFIGDLLQLPPVVKDNEWQVLSQYYSSSYFFDAIGLKNNPPLNVELDKIYRQSDQEFIDILNRFRENQQSPEDINKLNQHYRSDYQSLTGQGYIHLTTHNKKADEINAERLADLPGNTFTYRAKISGDFPENLQATSLEMRLKEGAQVMFIKNDPNGEGRFFNGKIGHITKINAEDIWVTFDDGLAVQVPSYTWENKRYSLNKETNEIEEKVLGSFEQYPLKLAWAVTVHKSQGLTFDRAILDLTDAFAQGQVYVALSRLTSLNGLVLSSKIPDSNFAISDSMKEFSNSRATAHQLSQNLVTDRKNYLVKLITETFNFATIDFALKEHVKSFNKQENRSVKQQHLPWTIGLVKEVQPIKGIGDNFINQIRKIAANQSDYLALATERVSKASAYFIPILQKASKDIKLHDDNLTDKTKLKTYRKELKELEQQFFNQWQSIHKVNLLLQFTLEDRMLSRKDLELTELHESRKTETKKTKRRDKTPTAEVSLKLYQSGKSIEEIAEERGLVPGTIGGHLCQYIESGDVDAYRIVDMEKLDNMLTLINDETTSSSEVKAKLGDEYTYTDVKVAMAYYRYQNKSKTE; translated from the coding sequence ATGTCTTTTGAGCTTAGCGAACTGGCAAAAATCACAGCCGACTACATTAATACTACTGACAGACACATATTTCTGACAGGAAAAGCGGGCACAGGAAAGACAACCTTTCTCAAGTACATAGTTGCTCATACACACAAGAAAACCGTAGTAGCCGCCCCAACAGGAATTGCCGCAATAAATGCCGAAGGGGTCACACTTCACTCACTTCTACAATTACCATTCGGTGCTTTTATTCCACAGCATACTCAACCGCCGAACGTAAATGCACAGTTTACCACTCTAGCGACGTTATTTTCAAATGTCCGTTTCAATGCTTCCAAGAGAAACCTCATTAAAGAAATAGAACTGTTAATAATCGATGAAGTCAGTATGCTCCGTGCCGATCTTTTGGACTGCATCGATCATACTTTGAGGTTTTTAAGAAGAAGACGAAACGAACCATTCGGGGGCGTTCAAATACTCTTTATAGGGGACTTGCTTCAACTACCACCTGTGGTGAAAGACAACGAATGGCAAGTTCTTTCTCAGTACTACAGCAGTAGCTACTTTTTCGATGCCATTGGTTTGAAAAACAACCCTCCGCTTAATGTGGAACTAGATAAAATCTACCGACAAAGCGATCAGGAGTTTATAGATATTCTGAATAGGTTTCGTGAAAACCAACAATCGCCAGAAGACATCAATAAACTCAATCAGCACTACCGATCGGATTACCAAAGCTTAACTGGCCAAGGCTATATACATCTAACCACGCACAACAAAAAGGCAGATGAGATCAATGCCGAAAGACTAGCGGATTTACCAGGCAACACATTTACTTATCGTGCCAAAATTTCTGGCGACTTTCCAGAAAACTTACAAGCGACAAGCCTTGAAATGAGATTAAAGGAAGGGGCTCAAGTGATGTTTATAAAAAACGACCCAAATGGTGAAGGACGTTTTTTTAATGGAAAAATTGGTCATATCACTAAGATTAATGCTGAAGATATTTGGGTCACTTTTGATGACGGTTTGGCGGTACAAGTGCCGTCTTACACTTGGGAGAATAAACGTTACAGCCTTAATAAGGAGACCAACGAGATCGAAGAAAAAGTTCTTGGCAGTTTCGAGCAATACCCTCTAAAATTGGCTTGGGCTGTGACAGTTCATAAAAGTCAGGGATTAACTTTTGACCGCGCTATTCTTGACCTAACCGATGCTTTTGCCCAAGGGCAAGTATATGTGGCTTTATCTAGATTGACATCCCTAAATGGATTGGTCTTATCATCAAAGATTCCAGATTCCAATTTTGCGATAAGTGATTCAATGAAGGAGTTCTCGAATTCAAGAGCCACTGCGCATCAGCTATCGCAAAACCTAGTGACCGACAGGAAAAATTATTTAGTAAAGCTCATCACTGAGACTTTTAACTTTGCCACAATAGATTTTGCTCTAAAAGAACACGTTAAAAGCTTCAATAAGCAAGAGAATCGATCGGTAAAACAGCAACATCTTCCTTGGACAATTGGCTTGGTGAAAGAGGTTCAACCGATCAAAGGGATCGGTGATAACTTTATAAATCAGATCAGAAAAATAGCGGCTAACCAAAGTGATTATTTGGCATTAGCCACTGAAAGAGTCAGTAAAGCATCGGCCTATTTTATTCCAATACTCCAGAAAGCATCAAAGGACATTAAGCTTCACGATGATAACTTAACGGACAAGACTAAGCTTAAAACTTACAGGAAAGAATTGAAGGAGTTGGAACAGCAGTTTTTCAATCAATGGCAATCCATCCATAAAGTAAATCTCTTACTTCAATTTACATTAGAAGACAGGATGCTTTCTCGCAAAGACTTGGAACTTACCGAACTTCATGAGTCGCGAAAAACTGAGACCAAAAAGACTAAAAGACGGGACAAAACACCGACAGCGGAAGTCTCCTTAAAACTCTATCAATCGGGTAAGTCAATCGAAGAAATCGCCGAAGAAAGAGGTTTGGTTCCTGGAACTATTGGCGGACACTTATGCCAATATATAGAGTCTGGAGACGTGGATGCTTATAGAATAGTCGATATGGAAAAGCTAGACAATATGTTAACGCTGATAAACGACGAAACAACTAGCTCAAGTGAAGTAAAGGCTAAACTAGGCGACGAATATACTTACACAGACGTGAAAGTAGCCATGGCATATTATAGGTATCAAAATAAGTCTAAGACTGAATAG
- the dnaX gene encoding DNA polymerase III subunit gamma/tau produces MENFVVSARKYRPVGFEEVVGQEHITTTLKNAIDNNQLAQALLFCGPRGVGKTTCARIVARLINDQSIDNPLMGNDTFNIYELDAASNNSVDDIRNLIEQVRYPPQQGKFKVYIIDEVHMLSNQAFNAFLKTLEEPPSYAIFILATTEKHKVIPTILSRCQIFDFNRIEIGNITEQLQMIAAKENIEVEEEALNLIAQKADGAMRDALSLFDLIVTFSKGQKVTYKDTIDNLHILDYDYYFRMTEALFTENTSDTLLIFDEILKKGFDGHNFIVGLSSHLRDLMVCKDNATIELLEVSDAVKARYAEQANKTPMSFLLTAMNIASQCDINYKGSKNHRLHVELALVKMAHLNAAISLAQAGGGMDDSKKKA; encoded by the coding sequence ATGGAAAACTTCGTTGTCTCGGCTAGGAAATACAGACCGGTTGGCTTTGAGGAAGTAGTGGGCCAAGAGCACATTACTACAACCCTTAAAAACGCCATTGACAACAACCAATTGGCCCAAGCATTACTATTTTGCGGTCCGAGAGGTGTTGGTAAAACCACCTGTGCTAGAATTGTAGCCAGACTAATCAACGATCAGTCCATCGACAACCCGTTAATGGGTAACGACACCTTTAATATCTACGAGCTGGATGCGGCTTCTAACAACTCAGTTGATGACATTAGAAACTTAATCGAGCAAGTACGATACCCTCCTCAACAAGGGAAATTCAAAGTCTATATTATAGATGAGGTTCACATGCTTTCTAACCAAGCCTTCAATGCGTTTTTGAAGACTTTAGAAGAGCCACCTTCGTATGCCATTTTTATATTGGCGACCACAGAAAAGCATAAAGTGATTCCAACCATTCTGTCTAGATGCCAGATTTTCGATTTCAATAGAATTGAAATTGGAAACATCACGGAGCAATTACAGATGATTGCTGCTAAAGAAAATATTGAAGTTGAGGAAGAAGCTTTAAACCTAATCGCGCAGAAAGCTGACGGGGCTATGAGAGATGCCTTATCACTTTTCGACTTGATTGTGACCTTTTCTAAAGGACAAAAGGTTACTTACAAAGACACTATTGATAACCTACACATTCTGGACTATGATTATTATTTCAGAATGACAGAGGCACTCTTTACCGAAAACACCTCTGATACTTTATTGATCTTTGATGAAATCTTGAAGAAAGGTTTCGACGGTCACAATTTCATCGTTGGCCTGAGTAGCCATCTACGCGATTTGATGGTTTGTAAGGATAATGCCACCATAGAACTTTTGGAGGTTTCAGATGCCGTAAAAGCCCGTTATGCCGAGCAGGCTAACAAAACTCCAATGTCTTTCTTACTCACTGCCATGAACATTGCCAGTCAGTGCGACATCAATTACAAAGGCAGTAAAAATCACAGGCTACACGTAGAGCTAGCTTTGGTAAAAATGGCTCACCTCAACGCCGCTATTTCCCTTGCACAAGCTGGAGGGGGCATGGACGATTCAAAAAAAAAAGCTTAG